The nucleotide sequence AACACAAATCTGAAGGGGAACAACGAGGCGTCTACCGGGGGATACAGCATTTGGATCTTCAGAGGTTTTCAGTGGACCTGAAATAAACGTGGAAAGAGCCTTAGTACAACATATAAAATAACACGCACAAGTTAGTAACGGTCCTCAGCACAGGAGCACATGAAACCACCAAATGACATAAATCAATAAATGCATGATATTGCAAGTATAGAGAATGCCAATGTGCCATAAGATGGGAGCTGCATAAGGAACCTTGTCAAATAGACATGTTTCAACTATTTATGATGGGACATGACTAAATGCAAGAGAACAATGACACTGATCTAACAAAAGGGGTAGAGGAAACATGGAAAAACTGAAATGGGGGCAAATAACTGCacaagaaaaatgaataaaatattcgaATCCACAAAAAGTTTTGATCTGAATGTATTCCAATGTAAGGCCTGCAGACTGAACTTCTAAATTCATCATCAAAGCAAGAAAATACTGATGTCTTGAAGACAGTACCGGCGTAGTGTATCAATAGCGATGGGCAACTTGCATCTTTGGAGTGCCTCGTACTATCAGCATCTGCCACACCAACCTGCCAGGCTCGCAAAGTCACAGGGAATGTAACTTCTGCTCCAGGCTTTAGAGGGAGGTGAGATTTTAATGTTTCAGAAGAATATGTAATTACAGAATCTTGATTTTTCCCTGACAGTGAAATATGCGCCTGCTCAATTGGAACTGTGCCTGCATTAGCCAGATTTATCCACACATCGCGAATTTCGCCTTCGTACAAAATGATGGCCCCATCACCTCCAACAACATGTGATATCAGCAATGGAAGTGGTGGTACTACAGAAATACTTGGAACAGATACATTCTTCAACTTTGGAGATCCACAACAACGGAAAGGGTCAGAAAGGACAAGCCCTTGTGCGGCCCCAAGAAGCAGATTGTCAACCTCTTTAAACAGGTGTTCAGTAATAACACCAAAACAATGAACAATGCACCCAGGAATTGTAACTGGCCCCACTGATGTTGGAATGCCAGATAAGGTAATCACTTTTGAAGAATTTGGTAGAAGGCTTATGCTCACAGGAAAAGCATCAAAATTTCCTGAATGCACAGACAGATATATGCTATCGACTCTTAAATCAAAGCCACATGGGTTTGCCAATTCCACTAAAACCTGGATCGGCTCTCCAACAATCCAAACAAGCTCTTGCTTCTTGATATTATTTGGATCTCCTTTACTGAATGGCGTGTAAATGAAAGGGCCTGAAGGAGCAGAACCCACCCACCAGTCTTCTCTAGCAGGATTACGTTTAACGATGTCCATTTGTGTGGGGTGGACAGGAAAGGAATGCACcctgaaaatatttaaattgtttCTTGTATTAGCTCTCCAAAATTAATGTAATTGACCAAATTAGCATTTGAAAAACTTGACTCGAAAGGGAAGATGAAGGGATATGACTTGGTCATGATGAATTgcgggaatttttttttgacccGGTAAATACCTTATAAAAGGTAAGGCGGGATCGGCACAACGAGTCCCTGGTGGTAGCCTCTCAGACGAATTTGAAAGTGCATTAGCAAGGCCATTCTGCCCAGCAGGAGTTATTAGAGGATAGTACGACCTAAGTAGTCGTGCCGCTGCACTCCATGCAGTAAGAGGATCTCCAGCACGAACTGCAGAGAGCAGAATTTCTCTTAATACAACCATCTGGATGGTACTCCATTGAGACTCAAACAATGAGACAACTGATTGGTGATATATTTTCCCACCATCAGGTTTATCAGATCCAATTCCCTTCTGTGAAGAAGCAACGgtttaaattacatttttataacTGGAAATCTTTTAGCGAAGCAAAATAAGAGATGTTTCCAAAAGCAAATAAGAGATAAGCAGCAACAGTTTACTATCATAGGAAGTAATAATTTctagtttaaaaaaatgtatgacaaatcaatcaaaattttcTCTCCAATACATAAAATAGTTATATTTTTAAAGTAACAGAAGCAAGGCCATAGGTGTTTCGAGTATCCAaagaaataaggagttttgatgGGTGATGTGTGTATACTCACAGTATGGATAGAATGATCGGAAACTGATGATCTACTTTGAACATGATAAGCTTTTGTGGTCATTGCCAAAACTTGCATAGCACTAATTGCAGCCAGCCTATTATCTTGCTGCAAATATAACTGAGCAACCTGCCTCGAAAAGAAAGCAGCTTTCCTCTGGTATCCAAGACTACCATACAAACGAGCTATTTCAATGTATAATATGAGTCTATCACTTGCATCAATTAAAGATTTAGCACCATCTGCAGCTGTGGTTAACAACTCCACCACCTCCTTGGCCAGCTCTCGCCTGTTGATTGAGAGAATTCAGCCAAAattggttttaaaataataaaaagtgaaaCATATTGCTTGCTACACCTAAATTCCTCTTGATAACAAACTAGTATAGATATTCTAAATCTCATATGTATAACACCAACTGTTTTGAGTAAACAGGAgcatgaaatttaaaaattgatgaaGCATCATTCAATTGAAATGCTGATCTAACTTCAAGAAGTCAAACAATTGAAATGCAAAATTCATAATAGCTCGCCACGGTGCGTGTATTCAAGATGATAGAAACTTGGGTCCTGTGGGGTGCCCAGGTTTCACATTTAGTACTGTGGGATGCTCAGTAGAGAATTTAAGTGACTTGGTTCTCCCCCCTTGATAGCTAGCTTTTAAGGGAGGGTACTCAAATGCTTAGATACTTCTCAGAATACTCAAGCTAATTGAATTACGTATTCATAATGGCCATCAACATAGCACATTTATCACATTGTAAGGCACATCAAATAATGTACCTGCAAAGGAACCTTGCTAATTTCAAAGTAGCTTCAAGTTCAAAAGTTATGGGGGAAACTCTGCACAAAAGAAATAAACACaccaagaattaaaaaaatagaaatcgGAATAATCAGCATGACGGGTAAATAAAGATTGAGTAATATAACTAGGGAAAGCACAGTTAAGCGATAGGCATCAGAGAAATCAGTTAATGAAGGCTCAAACCTCAAAGGATAACTTCTTACCGCTGAGTATTGTCTTGTGACTTCTTGTAATGCAAGATGACACTATTATAACGATATCTAACTTCATCCTCCAAGACTGAATCTTTCTGGCCCATACGGTCAATCtgaaaccaaaaaaatgaaaagaaataaataacacTAAATGTGAATGTAGACAAGAGCGTGTTCATTTTACAGGACAATCATGGTCGTCATATGACATATCTATACTCCTATGCCATGTGCACTGCCTCTCACTACTCTCAATTTATAGAAATATACTACAATATTTATACTGCAGATACCATGCAATGCCAGAAAACTGTCTATAAATTGAATCAATAACCAAATTATTTATGACATGCAGCATTTCCAAGTCAACTAATTTCCGCCTAAACCTCATGCCCTTGAATTCTTGAGTAAAAACGAAGACAAGATTCATTTGAGAGCCGTATGAACATATCTTCTTTCCCTTCTAAGAACCAGAATCTAGCTTAATTGGAGCACAAATTAGATGATAAAGATTTTAGACATTGGAGCCTTAAATTGTCGATACTCTAGTCTGCTAGTTCATGCTTTCTGAATAAATTATATACAAAGTAAGTAATTGTTCATACGTTGtctgcaaataaaaaaacaattaagcACTTGAAAAAGCAGTTAACAGTAGACACATAAAAAACCACTACGGCTGCATGTCTCAATCCCTTCCATTTTCAAAATGCAAAACTAATCACCACACAAAAGCAGTGTTTAGTGTTATATTTGGGTAAGGATTTTACAATCGTGGTTTAGAAtgaacataattttataaaactgATTTAGTCAAATTTGAGTTTGACCAAAGTTTGCAAGCAAGACCAATCTTGATTGTGAGTAACCACACCACAGATCTGGATATTTACTAAAACCACATTTGACAATAGAGGAAAAAAAACTCTCTACCATgaatccaaaccaaacacacactttgGATGCAATCAGAGATAGGGTTCACAAAACCCATAATGAAGAGAATTTTTTATGTACCCTCACATTACTTCACCGGTTCCAATGAAAAACACAACGCATGTGGATTGCCTAGCCATACAGTCCACaatctttaattattattttttttttaaaaaacactaTTCAATTTTAAATCTAACTCAGAATGAAAGCATgaaaagaagaggaaaaaaaaataccagCAAGGCACAAACACTGCCCTCCAATGCACCAGCATACCAGAAGTAATCCCCAGTCAACCTGCCAAGTTCTAATGCAGTAGAATAATGAAGATTAGCATCAACAGGAGAACCTGCCAGCAAGCAGTAATCACCAATCGTCTTCTGAGCACGCCCAAGTCTCCGTTTTTTGGCCTTGATAACCTGCATTccacacaaacacacaaaagaTCAATCAAATTGAACTTCACAACAAGGCCTGTTTGacttggcttatttgagctgaACATATCAACATAAGAATTTGAGAGACTGTTTGGAACAACTTATAAAAAACACCTTATGGCATGTCCATAATTTGTTTTAAGCTTATTTTTAGAAGCTCTTCAAAAtggcttatgaaaacagcttatattaaaacaatttgaaattattttatcttctgTTATGGAAATAGCTTATGCATAAGTACGTAGATGATAAGCTATTATACTATCAGCTCTTAATtgagctgtttatccaaacagagccaagaacacaaaaccaaaaatcaaaatccacaTTATAACACATAACACCGCcaagatataaaaataaaaacaacaataataatcatGATTCATGACACCTAAAACATGAACACCTCCTCTGAGCTGAGACTAGCTTGAGAATCCAAAGGTGTCTTGAGAATAGTTCCAGAAGATTCTGCTTGAAGTACCCACTTCTCAAACTCCATTAGCAACGAAGCAGCTACTTCTTGCATCATAGTATTCAAATGAAACTCTAACGTTGCACGATCCGCAGGTGGAAACAACCTCAAATTTCCACCTCTCTTACTTCCATCCTCAAGctacaacaaaaaacaaaacaataaataaacaaaacctACAAGGATCTGCTTGACAAGCACAATAAGCTAGCTTACAATTTAAAGCTTATAAGCTCATATGACTAAAAAAGACTCATTTGGTAACCGTCtttttttcatgagcttataacttatttttactagcttataagctcacATAACTAAAATACACCCATTTGGTAATCTTCATCTTCTCGGcagcttatagctttttttgtcaagctTACTCAAGTAGCTTAAAGCTTAAAACCTATGACTTATCATTTTTCGCTCGGTTTTACATCTGCCAccttaattaaaagaaattaatataaattaaagatatatattttatgtcatttcatgtTTATAAGTCAATTCGATCGCTAATTTTACCTAACATTACATATTCAATCAGCTATCATATTCGCTAGGATCGAGCATACCCTCAATAAGGGAAACACCACATTCACATAGTTAGTGTGCCCAGTAGCTGTCTTACTCGATCGAATGGCCCAGATTCAAGTTcggaatttttaaatttataaaataaaaattaaatctgcATTTTTCTATCAGcaatcagctagcttatcagtaAAGTCGTCACTTATTTGCTATTGTTTACCAAAGTGAGCCTAATAAAGTTTCTAATTATAACAATTTCTAACggaaatttctaaaaataaaaaattaaataagaattatAAGAAATATTTCCTTTTATGGATCCATTTCTTAGGGAAATTAATCaccaaaaaaaagttgaaatgcaaataaaaaatgtgactACCTGAGAATCATTAGGGTAAAACGCAAAGCAACGATCAACAAGCGAAGAAGGATAAGATTTACACGAACTGGCAAACTgatcaacaacatcattaagATCCAACGAAGAAGGACAATGAACAATGCCAACAACAGCAAGAGTTTTCCGATGCGATTGAAAATCTTCCCAGGGACTAGGAGTAGCGCCGCCAAGTACGAATTTGAAGCGAAGAGAACCGGAATCCCAAGGTTGATGAGCGAAAGGGGATTTCTGGTGTTCGGTGTAGAAAGAGCTGATGGCGGAGAGAGGGATGGTGTGGAGTGGGAGGAGGAGGGAGTAATAGTCGCGGAGGAGTGGTGGTGGGATTTGTCCTATTGGGATTACGGCGATTTGGATTGTTGAAGAGCCTTCTATGCTTACTTCTGGTTCCATTCTGCGTGATCGCCGGAGTGGTTAGTTACTTTGGTCTTTCTTACTGCACTCGCACTCACCGGCATATACAAACTagatctccttttttttttttttacaaaataaaatattcatttattcacGTTCATAAAATACGTCAAAACAAAAATGAGTTTCACCAAATAACGAATTGTTTGACGATTCACAACAATTCACGTGCCACAGTATTTTCAAAGATACACTCCAAACTTGAGAActaaaatcgtgccacgatctTGAGGCCTTGTGCCGCAATTTTGCTTAAacataaacatcaaatttt is from Medicago truncatula cultivar Jemalong A17 chromosome 1, MtrunA17r5.0-ANR, whole genome shotgun sequence and encodes:
- the LOC25481941 gene encoding trafficking protein particle complex II-specific subunit 120 homolog, with amino-acid sequence MEPEVSIEGSSTIQIAVIPIGQIPPPLLRDYYSLLLPLHTIPLSAISSFYTEHQKSPFAHQPWDSGSLRFKFVLGGATPSPWEDFQSHRKTLAVVGIVHCPSSLDLNDVVDQFASSCKSYPSSLVDRCFAFYPNDSQLEDGSKRGGNLRLFPPADRATLEFHLNTMMQEVAASLLMEFEKWVLQAESSGTILKTPLDSQASLSSEEVIKAKKRRLGRAQKTIGDYCLLAGSPVDANLHYSTALELGRLTGDYFWYAGALEGSVCALLIDRMGQKDSVLEDEVRYRYNSVILHYKKSQDNTQRVSPITFELEATLKLARFLCRRELAKEVVELLTTAADGAKSLIDASDRLILYIEIARLYGSLGYQRKAAFFSRQVAQLYLQQDNRLAAISAMQVLAMTTKAYHVQSRSSVSDHSIHTKGIGSDKPDGGKIYHQSVVSLFESQWSTIQMVVLREILLSAVRAGDPLTAWSAAARLLRSYYPLITPAGQNGLANALSNSSERLPPGTRCADPALPFIRVHSFPVHPTQMDIVKRNPAREDWWVGSAPSGPFIYTPFSKGDPNNIKKQELVWIVGEPIQVLVELANPCGFDLRVDSIYLSVHSGNFDAFPVSISLLPNSSKVITLSGIPTSVGPVTIPGCIVHCFGVITEHLFKEVDNLLLGAAQGLVLSDPFRCCGSPKLKNVSVPSISVVPPLPLLISHVVGGDGAIILYEGEIRDVWINLANAGTVPIEQAHISLSGKNQDSVITYSSETLKSHLPLKPGAEVTFPVTLRAWQVGVADADSTRHSKDASCPSLLIHYAGPLKTSEDPNAVSPGRRLVVPLQICVLQGLSFVKAQLLSMEFPAHVSENLPKLDDVNNSSNGGHVNSVDRLVKIDPFRGSWGLRFLELELSNPTDVVFEINVSVKLENNSNEDNHLADRDSTEYGYPKTRIDRDCSARVLVPLEHFKLPVLDDSFLSKDTQTDGIGGGRNSSFSEKNSKAELNACIKNLVSRIKVQWHSGRNSSGELNIKDAIQAALQTSVMDVLLPDPLTFGFKLVKDGSDSDNIDPVKESDLPESPASKSSVLAHEMTPMVVVVRNNTKDMIKMNLNITCRDVAGENCVDGTKSTVLWTGVLSEVTIEIPPLQQIKHSFCLHFLVPGEYTLLAAAVIDDANDILRARARATSSAEPIFCRGPPYHLRVLGNT